In the Styela clava chromosome 8, kaStyClav1.hap1.2, whole genome shotgun sequence genome, one interval contains:
- the LOC120346160 gene encoding exosome complex component RRP42-like, with protein sequence MAIAILGDAEKRFIIHGIQEDLRNDGRGCEDYRHIDLEVNLVSNTNGSSRLRIGNTELLVGVKLDLEMPLANSPDQGLVDFNIDCSPNATPQFQGRGGEDLAATIKSLLTRAYNNNLVLDLKSLCIVPGKNCWSVHVDVLILECGGNLLDAVSIAVFAALFDTSIPKLGVTEGDEGEVEINLPDDPLDSIPMNVTNCPIFVTLSKAGQRYIIDATAEEEACCLASVILSIMKDGRCTALRKDGSGSLDPQSISEMLDVGKRVGMNLHKSILKFLKNMPVMKFNDKTGFL encoded by the coding sequence ATGGCAATTGCAATACTTGGTGATGCAGAAAAGCGCTTTATAATTCATGGAATACAAGAAGATTTGCGGAATGATGGACGAGGTTGTGAAGATTACAGACACATTGATTTGGAAGTAAATCTTGTTTCTAACACAAATGGATCTAGCAGACTGAGAATTGGGAATACAGAACTTCTTGTGGGCGTGAAACTTGATCTCGAAATGCCACTGGCAAATTCTCCTGACCAAGGATTGGTGGACTTTAACATTGACTGCTCCCCAAATGCCACACCACAGTTCCAAGGTAGGGGCGGTGAAGATCTTGCCGCAACCATAAAAAGTTTACTAACAAGAGCCTATAACAATAATCTTGTGTTAGACCTTAAAAGCTTATGTATTGTGCCTGGGAAAAATTGCTGGTCAGTGCATGTTGACGTTCTCATATTAGAATGTGGCGGCAATCTTCTTGATGCAGTGTCGATTGCAGTCTTCGCTGCTTTGTTTGACACATCTATCCCAAAACTGGGAGTGACCGAAGGTGATGAGGGGGAGGTGGAAATTAACTTGCCAGATGATCCATTGGACAGTATCCCCATGAATGTGACTAATTGTCCAATTTTTGTGACTTTGTCAAAAGCTGGTCAGAGATATATTATCGACGCCACAGCCGAGGAGGAAGCATGTTGTTTGGCAAGTGTCATTTTATCAATTATGAAAGATGGCCGCTGTACAGCTCTGCGTAAAGACGGCTCTGGTAGCCTGGACCCACAGAGTATTAGCGAAATGCTAGATGTGGGAAAGAGAGTAGGAATGAATTTACATAAATCTATTTTGAAGTTTCTCAAAAACATGCCAGTTATGAAGTTTAATGACAAAACTGGTTTTCTTTGA
- the LOC120346161 gene encoding peroxisomal membrane protein 11A-like, whose protein sequence is MDDFLAFCNKTAGRDKLYRVTQYGSKFLVWYLLRNGNKENAVNMLIELEKLMSTSRKLFRFGKSVDSLRAAQRAINLQNYVLSLTLTTSHTNKAAYLLIDHYIWMGKVGLVHADLKKWTESANKFWLASLMMAFARDLYSLYINMQLLARDARRREESISFQTYFSNFVKQNQQAIIDLLKNGFDIVIPANSLGYTNFNNGVVGLCGVLSSLLAAVQIAKPSMKLTPN, encoded by the exons ATGGATGACTTCCTAGCTTTTTGCAACAAGACGGCTGGTCGAGACAAATTATATAG AGTCACGCAATATGGCAGCAAATTTCTTGTATGGTATCTACTGAGAAATGGCAATAAGGAAAATGCAGTCAACATGCTCATAGAGCTGGAAAAATTAATGAGCACGTCCAGAAAAT tatttagaTTTGGGAAAAGTGTGGACAGTCTCAGAGCAGCCCAGAGAGCAATAAATTTGCAAAACTATGTTCTGAGTCTCACACTAACTACCTCTCATACAAATAAAGCAGCCTACCTTCTCATTGACCACTATATATGGATGGGGAAAGTTGGCTTGGTACACGCAGATCTGAAGAAGTGGACAGAGAGCGCGAACAAGTTTTGGTTGGCATCTTTGATGATGGCTTTTGCAAGGGATCTCTATTCGTTGTATATCAATATGCAACTATTGGCTAGAGATGCAAGAAGGCGCGAAGAATCCATCTCGTTCCAGACCTACTTTTCCAATTTTGTGAAGCAGAATCAACAAGCAATAATCGACCTTTTGAAAAATGGATTCGATATAGTTATCCCCGCAAACAGTCTGGGATACACTAATTTCAATAACGGGGTCGTTGGGTTATGTGGCGTGTTGTCCTCTCTATTAGCTGCAGTACAAATAGCGAAACCCTCCATGAAATTAACGCCGAACTGA
- the LOC120346162 gene encoding Parkinson disease protein 7 homolog, whose translation MSGSLKRALVLLANGAEEMEAVISIDVMRRAEIEVTVAGVDASDKIMCSRGVCIIPDVDLQTAIDAAPYDAVVMPGGLKGATTLAESDGVKKLLEMQIQHTNLIGAICAAPIALKSHNIKPGSNITSHPSLKDKLEGYIYSEARVVKDNKLITSRGPGTSFEFALELVEMLKGKEVRDKISGPMVLP comes from the exons ATGAGTGGTTCTTTGAAAAGGGCACTGGTCTTGCTTGCGAATGGCGCAGAAGAGATGGAGGCCGTTATTTCCATTGATGTGATGCGTCGAGCAGAG ATTGAAGTGACTGTTGCTGGCGTTGACGCATCAGATAAAATTATGTGTAGTCGAGGGGTTTGCATAATTCCAGATGTTGATCTCCAAACAGCCATAGATGCTGCCCCGTATGATGCAGTTGTAATGCCTGGTGGTTTAAAGGGTGCGACCACACTCGCAGAG TCAGATGGCGTAAAGAAGCTCCTGGAGATGCAGATTCAACATACAAACTTAATCGGCGCAATATGTGCTGCTCCTATAGCTCTCAAATCTCATAACATAAAACCAGGGAGCAATATCACATCTCATCCATCCTTAAAGGACAAATTAGAAG GGTACATCTATTCTGAGGCAAGGGTTGTCAAGGACAACAAGCTGATCACAAGTCGTGGTCCAGGAACATCATTTGAATTTGCTTTAGAGCTAGTTGAAATGTTGAAGGGAAAGGAAGTCCGAGACAAGATTTCCGGACCGATGGTTTTGCCATAA